The Sphingobium sp. JS3065 genome includes a region encoding these proteins:
- a CDS encoding ABC transporter ATP-binding protein, whose amino-acid sequence MTDTPFPAPQAAIEITNLSKMYKGGKLALDNISLSIPRGQIYGLLGPNGAGKSTTINILAGLVNKTGGSARIWGFDIDQNPRNAKNSIGIVPQEIVFDPFFTPFETLENQAGYYGVPKDRRRSMELLRAVHLEDKANAYARTLSGGMKRRLLVAKAMVHSPPILVLDEPTAGVDVQLRQQLWAYVRELNRQGVTIVLTTHYLEEAEQLCDRIAIINHGKVITDKPTRELIAMAQEKVVQVTVDRDVATLPADPSFEKIELSDDRTLTITYMKNRANAGQVLSAVQASGLAIVDVVTRDPDLEDVFLNLTAAA is encoded by the coding sequence ATGACCGACACCCCCTTCCCCGCTCCGCAAGCCGCCATAGAGATCACCAACCTCTCCAAGATGTACAAGGGGGGCAAGCTGGCGCTCGACAATATCAGCCTCTCCATCCCGCGGGGGCAGATTTACGGCCTGCTCGGCCCCAATGGCGCGGGGAAATCGACCACGATCAACATCCTCGCAGGCCTCGTCAACAAGACCGGCGGCAGCGCGAGGATATGGGGCTTCGACATCGACCAGAACCCCCGCAACGCGAAGAACAGCATCGGCATCGTGCCGCAGGAGATCGTCTTCGATCCCTTCTTCACTCCGTTCGAGACGCTGGAGAATCAGGCGGGCTATTATGGCGTGCCCAAGGATCGCCGCCGGTCGATGGAATTGCTGCGCGCCGTGCATCTGGAGGACAAGGCCAACGCCTATGCCCGCACCCTGTCGGGCGGCATGAAGCGCCGCCTGCTGGTGGCGAAGGCGATGGTGCACAGCCCGCCGATCCTGGTGCTGGACGAACCGACGGCGGGCGTCGACGTGCAGCTTCGCCAGCAACTCTGGGCCTATGTGCGGGAGCTGAACCGGCAGGGCGTGACCATCGTGCTGACCACCCACTATCTGGAGGAAGCCGAGCAACTGTGCGACCGCATCGCCATCATCAACCATGGCAAGGTCATCACCGACAAGCCGACCCGTGAACTGATCGCCATGGCGCAGGAAAAGGTGGTGCAGGTGACGGTCGACCGCGACGTCGCGACGCTGCCCGCCGACCCCAGCTTCGAGAAGATCGAACTGTCGGACGACCGCACGCTGACCATCACCTATATGAAGAACCGCGCCAATGCCGGCCAGGTACTGAGCGCCGTGCAGGCGAGCGGACTGGCGATCGTCGATGTGGTGACCCGCGACCCGGACCTGGAGGATGTGTTCCTCAATCTGACAGCGGCAGCCTAG
- the purN gene encoding phosphoribosylglycinamide formyltransferase encodes MSKAKVGVLISGRGSNMAALLYAAKHPSCPYEIVLVAANDPEAPGLALAAAEGVATFGQSHKGLKRAEFDAVIDAELRRAGAEYVALAGYMRLLSPEFVAGWEGRMLNIHPSLLPKYKGLDTHQKALDAGDSHAGCSVHIVTAELDDGPVLGQTQVAILPGDTADSLAARILIAEHQLYSRTLADFVTRERQPEWLLDKVRERALALPQADEVTSHGMPCFGIEKGKKFAYFTQDHHGDGVIAILVKTTAPEEQAMLIESDPARYYRPAYFGDGWVGIRLDLGDTDWEQIGERLHRAWREVAPRKLTALLDAADEF; translated from the coding sequence ATGTCCAAGGCAAAGGTCGGCGTTCTGATTTCCGGACGCGGTTCGAACATGGCGGCGCTGCTCTATGCCGCCAAGCATCCGTCCTGCCCCTATGAGATCGTGCTGGTCGCGGCCAACGATCCCGAAGCGCCCGGCCTGGCGCTGGCCGCCGCCGAGGGGGTCGCGACCTTCGGCCAGAGCCACAAGGGGCTGAAGCGCGCCGAATTCGACGCCGTCATCGACGCGGAACTGCGCAGGGCGGGCGCGGAATATGTCGCGCTGGCCGGCTATATGCGCCTGCTCTCGCCGGAATTCGTCGCGGGATGGGAAGGCCGGATGCTCAACATCCACCCCAGCCTGCTGCCCAAATATAAGGGCCTGGACACCCACCAGAAAGCGCTCGACGCGGGCGACAGCCATGCGGGCTGCTCGGTCCACATCGTCACCGCCGAACTGGACGACGGGCCGGTGCTGGGCCAGACGCAAGTCGCGATCCTGCCCGGCGACACCGCCGACAGCCTGGCCGCGCGCATCCTGATCGCCGAACATCAGCTTTATTCCCGCACCCTCGCGGATTTCGTGACCCGCGAGCGTCAGCCCGAATGGCTGCTCGACAAAGTGCGCGAGCGCGCCCTCGCCCTGCCGCAGGCAGATGAGGTGACATCGCACGGCATGCCCTGCTTCGGCATAGAGAAGGGCAAGAAATTCGCCTATTTCACGCAGGATCATCATGGCGATGGAGTCATCGCCATCCTCGTCAAGACGACCGCGCCCGAAGAGCAGGCGATGCTGATCGAAAGCGATCCGGCGCGCTATTACCGCCCCGCCTATTTCGGCGACGGCTGGGTCGGCATCCGGCTCGACCTGGGGGATACGGATTGGGAGCAGATCGGCGAACGGCTGCATCGTGCCTGGCGCGAAGTCGCGCCAAGGAAACTCACCGCGCTGCTGGACGCCGCCGACGAATTTTAG
- the purM gene encoding phosphoribosylformylglycinamidine cyclo-ligase: MSENESYSYAKAGVDIAAGNALVRAIAPLAKATRRPGADAELGGFGGFFDLKAAGYDDPLLVAANDGVGTKLKLAIDHDAHDGVGIDLVAMCANDLIVQGAEPLFFLDYYATGKLESGVAERVIAGIAEGCKQAGCALIGGETAEMPGMYAAGDYDLAGFCVGAVERSQALTGNRVKAGDVLLGLASSGVHSNGFSLVRRLAADKGWKLNRPAIFDNEVLLIDALMAPTRIYVKSLLPLVRAGRINALAHITGGGLLENIPRVLPEGCHAVVEADGWEQPRLMAFLQAQGHIEPEEMARTFNCGVGMVLAVDADGADAVAAELEAAGETVVRVGTVETGEKGCTVKGSQETWSAKADWTATHLG; encoded by the coding sequence ATGAGCGAGAACGAATCCTACAGCTACGCCAAGGCTGGCGTCGACATCGCCGCCGGCAATGCGCTGGTCCGCGCCATCGCCCCGCTGGCCAAGGCCACGCGCCGCCCCGGTGCCGACGCCGAACTGGGGGGCTTTGGCGGTTTCTTCGACCTGAAGGCGGCGGGTTACGACGATCCGCTGCTGGTCGCGGCCAATGACGGCGTGGGAACCAAGCTGAAACTGGCGATCGATCATGACGCCCATGACGGCGTCGGCATCGACCTGGTCGCCATGTGCGCCAACGACCTGATCGTGCAGGGGGCCGAACCGCTGTTCTTCCTGGACTATTACGCCACCGGCAAGCTGGAGAGCGGCGTGGCCGAACGAGTGATCGCCGGGATCGCGGAGGGTTGCAAGCAGGCGGGATGCGCGCTGATCGGCGGGGAGACCGCAGAGATGCCGGGCATGTACGCAGCGGGCGACTATGATCTTGCCGGTTTCTGCGTTGGCGCGGTGGAGCGGTCCCAAGCGCTGACCGGCAACAGGGTCAAGGCGGGGGACGTGCTGCTGGGCCTTGCTTCGTCGGGCGTGCACAGCAACGGTTTTTCGCTGGTCCGCCGCCTGGCCGCCGACAAGGGGTGGAAGCTCAATCGCCCGGCGATCTTCGACAATGAAGTGCTGCTGATCGACGCGCTGATGGCGCCGACGCGCATCTATGTGAAGTCGCTGCTGCCGCTGGTGCGGGCTGGGCGGATCAACGCGCTCGCCCATATCACCGGCGGCGGCCTGCTGGAAAATATCCCGCGCGTGCTGCCCGAAGGCTGCCATGCCGTGGTCGAAGCCGATGGGTGGGAACAGCCCCGGCTGATGGCCTTCCTCCAGGCGCAGGGCCATATCGAGCCGGAGGAGATGGCGCGCACCTTCAACTGCGGCGTCGGCATGGTGCTGGCGGTCGATGCGGACGGGGCGGATGCCGTGGCGGCCGAACTGGAAGCGGCTGGCGAGACGGTGGTCCGCGTCGGCACGGTCGAAACGGGTGAAAAGGGCTGCACGGTCAAGGGCAGCCAGGAAACATGGAGCGCGAAGGCGGACTGGACCGCGACGCATCTGGGGTAA
- a CDS encoding heavy-metal-associated domain-containing protein, with protein MSLPLVLRGLDFRPLNLIRAPFFRVLARPLQILGAVALGLAAAALFAQMEGERGVPPIASGGDFQVSHVKVDVFARDAASARQAGWRLAQRRAWQMLWTRTHGGTGAPGLSDSQLEGMISGIEIEYEQAGPNRYVATLGVMFDRARTGQVLGVTGSNVVHSPPLLVIPVLWDGGSAVSYERINEWQKAWARFRTGDSAIDYVRVAGSIADPILLNAGQTGRRGRLWWRVLLDQYGAADVVIPIARLDRQYPGGPVTGTFTARYGPDNFLIGSFSLRASSDSALPQMMDQAAQRIDQLYTQALNDGRLRPDPSLIIEEPVDPDALAIENAADLPLETMAPPTPGVTTGSFAIQFDTPDVGSVAQGEAAVRSIAGVRSAATSSLALGGTSVMQVSFDGTVDALRAALTARGYSVAVSGNTLRIRRAAAGAAPAQ; from the coding sequence GTGAGCCTGCCACTTGTCCTTCGCGGCCTTGATTTTCGGCCTCTGAACCTGATTCGCGCACCCTTCTTTCGGGTATTGGCGCGCCCCCTCCAGATTCTGGGCGCGGTGGCGCTCGGCCTCGCGGCGGCGGCGCTGTTCGCGCAGATGGAGGGGGAACGCGGCGTCCCCCCCATCGCCAGCGGCGGCGATTTTCAGGTGAGCCATGTGAAGGTCGACGTCTTCGCCAGGGATGCAGCCAGCGCCAGGCAGGCGGGCTGGCGGCTGGCGCAGCGGCGCGCCTGGCAGATGCTCTGGACCCGCACCCATGGCGGGACCGGTGCGCCGGGCCTGTCCGATTCGCAGCTTGAGGGCATGATCTCCGGCATAGAGATTGAATATGAGCAGGCCGGGCCGAACCGCTATGTCGCGACGTTGGGCGTCATGTTCGACCGGGCGCGGACCGGGCAGGTGCTGGGCGTCACCGGCAGCAATGTCGTGCATTCGCCGCCGCTGCTGGTGATCCCGGTGCTGTGGGACGGCGGTTCTGCGGTATCCTATGAGCGGATCAACGAATGGCAGAAGGCCTGGGCGCGATTCCGCACCGGGGACAGCGCCATCGACTATGTGCGCGTGGCCGGGTCGATCGCCGACCCGATCCTGCTGAACGCGGGGCAGACCGGGCGGCGCGGGCGGCTGTGGTGGCGCGTGCTGCTGGACCAATATGGCGCGGCGGACGTGGTGATTCCCATCGCCCGGCTGGACCGCCAATATCCCGGCGGTCCCGTGACCGGAACCTTCACGGCCCGTTACGGCCCCGATAATTTCCTGATCGGCAGCTTTTCGCTGCGCGCCTCCAGCGACAGCGCGCTTCCGCAGATGATGGACCAGGCGGCGCAGCGCATCGACCAGCTTTACACCCAGGCGCTGAATGACGGCCGCCTGCGTCCCGATCCGTCGCTGATCATCGAGGAACCGGTCGATCCCGACGCGCTGGCCATCGAAAATGCCGCCGACCTGCCGCTGGAGACGATGGCGCCGCCGACGCCGGGCGTCACGACCGGCAGCTTCGCGATCCAGTTCGACACCCCCGATGTCGGGTCCGTGGCGCAGGGCGAGGCGGCGGTGCGCTCCATCGCGGGCGTGCGTTCGGCGGCGACCAGCAGCCTGGCGCTGGGCGGCACGTCGGTGATGCAGGTCAGCTTCGACGGCACGGTCGACGCGCTGCGCGCCGCGCTGACGGCCAGGGGGTACAGCGTGGCGGTGTCCGGCAACACGCTGCGCATCCGCCGGGCCGCTGCGGGGGCTGCCCCGGCCCAATGA
- a CDS encoding chromosomal replication initiator DnaA, which produces MRQISLPFDRPGQGTDDEFLVSDANRIAVRHLENWRGWPLAISVLSGPPLSGRSTLGRHFAAQSGGTVIDDAQRRDDRTLFNAWNDAQTAQRPLLLIADAPPAIWQVALPDLRSRLAAAPHVALEQPDEALAHALIERSLASAGASYAADLPEWLLRRIERSYAAIAAVTRLLDEAALSSGRKISAAMAKDVLQGAGFLPIVPD; this is translated from the coding sequence ATGAGACAGATCAGCCTGCCGTTCGACCGGCCGGGTCAGGGAACGGACGACGAATTTCTGGTCAGCGACGCCAACCGCATCGCCGTGCGCCATCTGGAAAACTGGCGGGGCTGGCCGCTGGCGATCAGCGTGTTGAGCGGGCCGCCCTTGTCCGGGCGCTCGACGCTGGGCCGCCACTTCGCCGCGCAGAGCGGCGGCACGGTGATCGACGATGCGCAGCGGCGGGACGACCGGACGCTGTTCAACGCCTGGAACGATGCGCAGACGGCGCAGCGGCCCCTGCTGCTGATCGCCGACGCGCCGCCCGCGATATGGCAGGTGGCCTTGCCCGACCTGCGTTCCCGTCTGGCCGCCGCGCCGCATGTCGCGCTGGAACAGCCGGACGAGGCGCTGGCCCATGCCCTGATCGAACGCTCCCTGGCCTCGGCGGGGGCCAGCTATGCCGCCGACCTGCCCGAATGGCTGCTGCGCCGGATCGAGCGCAGCTATGCCGCCATCGCCGCCGTGACGCGCCTGCTGGATGAGGCGGCCTTGTCATCGGGACGTAAGATTTCTGCCGCTATGGCGAAAGATGTCCTGCAAGGTGCGGGATTTTTGCCTATAGTCCCGGACTGA
- a CDS encoding RNA degradosome polyphosphate kinase encodes MAEADPSASLTLPGDRYFNRELSWLAFNQRVLEEAMNRAHPLLERLRFLSISGANLDEFFSVRVAGLKGQQLQDVDMRSADGLTPAQQLAAITEETARLMGAQQKVWAALHGELARVGIEVIGPSSALDPSCENWLREHFLSQVFPILTPQALDPAHPFPFIPNQGLSIVFDLERLSDKESIRELVMIPSSLARFVRMPGETARYMALEAVIRRFSADLFPGYRVRNSGVFRIIRDSDIEIEEEAEDLVRYFRSAIKRRRRGRVIRMEIEERIPEPVEEMLQDMLQGHEAIIAEVEGFVGIGDLSGIVEEDRPDLKFEPYAPRFPERIREYGGDCFAAIRAKDIVVHHPYEAFDVVVSFLKQAASDPDVVAIKQTLYRAGKQSAIIRALIDAAEAGKSVTAVVELKARFDEEQNLMWADALERAGVQVVYGFIDWKTHAKVSMIVRREGGQFRSYCHFGTGNYHPVTARIYTDLSFFTADPAYSRDAAALFNYITGYVEPQRLEKLVMSPRDLRDRLCELIDAEIEHVRAGRPGTIWAKMNSLVDPAIMEKLYAASNAGVQIDLIVRGICCLRPGVPGMSENIRVKSVVGRFLEHSRITVFGNGKALPNNGAKVYISSADWMPRNFDRRVEFLAPVENPTVHDQILDQVMVANLIDTEQSWVLDSEGHYSRVEATDRPFNLHRYFMTNPSLSGRGASLDSGAVPTLRLRGRA; translated from the coding sequence GTGGCCGAAGCTGACCCCTCCGCCAGCCTGACCCTGCCCGGCGACCGCTATTTCAATCGGGAGCTGTCCTGGCTGGCCTTCAACCAGCGCGTGCTGGAGGAAGCGATGAACCGGGCGCATCCGCTGCTGGAGCGGCTGCGCTTCCTGTCGATTTCGGGTGCCAATCTGGACGAATTCTTCTCCGTGCGCGTGGCGGGGCTGAAGGGCCAGCAGTTGCAGGATGTCGACATGCGCTCCGCCGACGGGCTGACCCCGGCGCAGCAACTGGCCGCCATCACGGAGGAAACGGCGCGGCTGATGGGTGCGCAGCAGAAGGTGTGGGCCGCGCTGCACGGCGAACTGGCGCGGGTGGGGATAGAGGTGATCGGCCCGTCCAGCGCGCTGGACCCCAGTTGCGAGAATTGGCTGCGCGAGCATTTCCTTTCGCAGGTCTTCCCGATCCTGACGCCGCAGGCGCTGGACCCGGCGCATCCCTTCCCCTTCATCCCCAATCAGGGGCTGTCGATCGTCTTCGATCTGGAGCGGCTGTCGGACAAGGAATCGATTCGGGAACTGGTGATGATCCCGTCCTCGCTTGCCCGATTCGTGCGGATGCCGGGGGAAACGGCGCGCTATATGGCGCTGGAGGCGGTGATCCGGCGCTTTTCCGCCGATCTCTTCCCCGGATATCGGGTGCGCAACAGCGGCGTGTTCCGCATCATCCGCGACAGCGACATAGAGATAGAGGAAGAGGCGGAGGATCTGGTCCGCTATTTCCGCAGCGCCATCAAGCGCCGCCGCCGGGGCCGCGTGATCCGCATGGAGATAGAGGAGCGCATCCCCGAACCGGTCGAGGAGATGCTCCAGGACATGCTCCAGGGGCATGAGGCGATCATCGCGGAGGTGGAGGGGTTCGTCGGCATCGGCGACCTGTCCGGCATCGTCGAAGAGGACCGGCCCGACCTGAAGTTCGAGCCTTACGCGCCCCGCTTTCCGGAGCGTATCCGCGAATATGGCGGCGATTGCTTCGCCGCGATCCGGGCGAAGGACATCGTCGTCCACCATCCCTATGAGGCGTTCGACGTGGTCGTGTCCTTCCTGAAACAGGCGGCGTCGGACCCGGACGTGGTGGCGATCAAGCAGACGCTCTACCGCGCGGGCAAGCAGTCCGCGATCATCCGCGCCCTGATCGACGCGGCGGAGGCGGGCAAGTCGGTGACCGCCGTGGTCGAACTCAAGGCCCGCTTCGACGAGGAGCAGAATCTGATGTGGGCCGACGCGCTGGAACGCGCGGGCGTGCAGGTGGTCTATGGCTTCATCGACTGGAAGACCCATGCCAAGGTGTCGATGATCGTCCGGCGCGAAGGCGGGCAGTTCCGCAGCTACTGCCATTTCGGCACCGGCAATTATCATCCGGTGACGGCGCGCATCTATACCGACCTCAGCTTCTTCACCGCGGACCCGGCCTATAGCCGCGACGCGGCGGCGCTGTTCAACTATATCACCGGCTATGTCGAGCCGCAGAGGCTGGAAAAGCTGGTCATGTCGCCCCGCGACCTGCGCGACCGGCTGTGCGAGCTGATCGATGCGGAGATCGAGCATGTGCGCGCCGGGCGGCCGGGAACCATCTGGGCGAAGATGAATTCGCTGGTGGACCCGGCGATCATGGAAAAGCTTTACGCGGCGAGCAATGCGGGCGTGCAGATCGACCTGATCGTGCGGGGCATCTGTTGCCTGCGGCCGGGCGTGCCGGGCATGTCGGAAAATATCCGGGTGAAGTCGGTCGTCGGCCGCTTCCTGGAACATAGCCGCATCACCGTGTTCGGCAATGGCAAGGCGCTGCCCAACAACGGCGCGAAAGTCTATATCAGTTCGGCCGACTGGATGCCGCGCAATTTCGACCGGCGCGTGGAGTTTCTGGCGCCCGTGGAAAATCCGACCGTGCACGACCAGATTCTGGACCAGGTGATGGTCGCGAACCTGATCGACACCGAGCAAAGCTGGGTGCTGGACAGCGAGGGCCATTACAGCCGGGTCGAGGCGACCGACCGGCCGTTCAACCTGCATCGTTATTTCATGACCAACCCATCGCTTTCGGGCCGGGGCGCGTCGCTGGATAGCGGTGCGGTGCCGACCCTTCGCCTGCGCGGGCGGGCCTGA
- a CDS encoding Ppx/GppA family phosphatase: MNSMLSQIRAIAPGMATSPQQAKARTAIIDIGSNSVRLVVYDGPRRIPFILFNEKVMAGLGASLGRTGRIEPEAMDRGLRAVGRFAHLCREMEVQEVRCVATAAVRDAENGDEFIQRAKAMGLDVELLTGGQEAIAAAHGVLSGIPGADGIVGDLGGGSLELARIRDGAVHETISLPLGVLRLPQIRAKGPAVLERLVKKMLAKAGWDAPMGLPFYLVGGSWRALARFDMELTQFPLPVVHQYEMPAARAEQLTRIVSHVDKARFKDIPQITGSRVPTLPDAAALLSVIVRQLKASRLVVSAYGLREGLLFRDLPPDIQAHDPLLVAAEAEGEAQSRFTGHGDMIERWIAPLFLEDGSAWRRIRRAACLLADVGWRANPDFRSERGVEIALHSNWVGIDAAERAMLAQALHSNFGGGLSTPPGIERLASPEALQRATLWGLAIRLGQRLSGGVEGPLLASRLEMEGNVLELRLRGVDADLFGEAVERRQRQLAQAMGVKYRLAW, translated from the coding sequence ATGAATTCCATGCTGAGCCAGATCCGGGCGATTGCCCCCGGCATGGCGACGTCGCCGCAGCAGGCCAAGGCGCGCACGGCGATCATCGACATCGGTTCCAACAGCGTGCGGCTGGTCGTCTATGACGGGCCGCGCCGTATTCCCTTCATCCTCTTCAACGAAAAGGTGATGGCGGGTCTGGGCGCGTCGCTGGGCCGGACCGGGCGGATCGAGCCGGAGGCCATGGACCGGGGGCTGCGCGCCGTGGGCCGTTTCGCCCATCTCTGCCGCGAGATGGAGGTGCAGGAGGTGCGCTGCGTCGCCACCGCCGCTGTCCGGGACGCGGAAAATGGCGATGAGTTCATCCAGCGCGCAAAGGCCATGGGTCTGGACGTCGAACTGCTGACCGGCGGGCAGGAGGCGATCGCGGCGGCGCATGGCGTGCTGTCGGGCATTCCGGGCGCGGACGGCATCGTCGGCGATCTGGGCGGCGGTAGCCTGGAACTGGCCCGTATCCGCGACGGCGCGGTGCATGAGACGATCTCGCTGCCGCTGGGCGTGCTGCGCCTGCCGCAAATCCGGGCCAAGGGGCCTGCCGTGCTGGAGCGGCTGGTCAAGAAGATGCTGGCGAAGGCGGGGTGGGACGCGCCCATGGGCCTGCCCTTCTATCTGGTCGGGGGGTCGTGGCGCGCATTGGCGCGGTTCGACATGGAACTCACGCAATTTCCGCTCCCCGTCGTCCATCAATATGAGATGCCCGCCGCCCGCGCCGAGCAGTTGACGCGCATCGTGTCCCATGTCGACAAGGCGCGGTTCAAGGATATCCCCCAGATCACCGGATCGCGCGTGCCGACCCTGCCGGACGCGGCGGCGCTGCTGTCGGTGATCGTGCGGCAGTTGAAGGCGAGCCGGCTGGTGGTGTCGGCCTATGGCCTGCGCGAAGGGTTGCTGTTCCGCGACCTGCCGCCGGACATCCAGGCGCACGACCCGCTGCTGGTCGCGGCCGAGGCGGAGGGGGAGGCGCAGTCCCGCTTCACCGGCCATGGCGACATGATCGAACGCTGGATCGCGCCCCTGTTCCTGGAGGATGGCAGCGCCTGGCGCCGCATCCGCCGGGCCGCCTGCCTGCTGGCCGATGTCGGCTGGCGCGCCAACCCCGATTTCCGGTCGGAAAGGGGAGTGGAGATCGCGCTGCACAGCAATTGGGTGGGCATCGACGCGGCGGAACGGGCGATGCTGGCGCAGGCGCTGCACAGCAATTTCGGCGGCGGCCTGTCGACCCCGCCGGGAATCGAGCGGCTGGCTTCGCCGGAGGCGTTGCAGCGGGCGACTCTTTGGGGGCTGGCGATCCGGTTGGGCCAGCGCTTGTCCGGCGGGGTCGAGGGGCCGTTGCTCGCCTCCCGGCTGGAGATGGAGGGCAATGTGCTGGAACTGCGCCTGCGCGGCGTGGACGCCGACCTGTTCGGGGAAGCGGTGGAGCGGCGGCAGCGGCAACTGGCTCAGGCCATGGGGGTCAAGTACCGGTTGGCCTGGTAG